One stretch of Bradyrhizobium canariense DNA includes these proteins:
- a CDS encoding LLM class flavin-dependent oxidoreductase, translated as MEIGYFTMPSHPPECGLKEGQDWDLQVLRWLDELGYQEAWIGEHHTAPWEPHPAPDLILAQAFLQTKNIRLGPGGFLLPYHHPAELANRVAVLDHLSEGRLNFGVAASGLPSDWAMFNVDGMSGQNRDMTREALEIILKMWSDDAPWTYKGKYWTVTKPETMFDFLKPHIKPLQAPHPPIGVAGLSKNSDTLKLAGERGYIPMSLNLNPAYVSSHWDSVELGAAKTGRKPNRRDWRLVREVFVADTDEEAWKLSTGDMMGRMMGEYFLPLLGHFGFKDYLKAAPDVPDSDVTVDYCARHNWVVGSPATVTEKIEKIWHEVGGFGTLLVFGFDYKHKPEAWHNSLRLLKQEVMPRLKHLNADLVRAA; from the coding sequence ATGGAGATCGGATATTTCACGATGCCCTCCCATCCGCCGGAGTGCGGATTGAAAGAGGGCCAAGATTGGGACCTTCAGGTGCTGCGCTGGCTCGATGAGCTCGGCTACCAGGAAGCCTGGATCGGCGAGCACCACACCGCGCCATGGGAGCCGCATCCCGCGCCTGACCTGATTCTGGCGCAGGCTTTCCTGCAAACCAAAAATATCCGTCTCGGCCCCGGCGGCTTCCTGCTTCCCTATCATCACCCCGCCGAGCTCGCCAACCGCGTCGCGGTGCTCGATCATCTTTCGGAGGGTAGGTTGAATTTCGGCGTCGCAGCGAGCGGCCTGCCGAGCGACTGGGCGATGTTCAACGTCGACGGCATGTCCGGCCAGAACCGCGACATGACGCGCGAGGCGCTGGAAATCATCCTGAAGATGTGGTCCGACGATGCGCCGTGGACCTACAAGGGAAAATACTGGACGGTGACAAAGCCCGAAACCATGTTCGACTTCTTGAAGCCGCACATCAAGCCGCTGCAGGCGCCGCATCCGCCGATTGGCGTCGCGGGCTTGAGCAAGAACTCGGACACGCTGAAGCTTGCAGGTGAGCGCGGCTACATTCCAATGAGCCTCAACCTCAACCCAGCCTATGTCTCCAGCCATTGGGATTCGGTCGAATTGGGGGCCGCCAAGACCGGACGCAAGCCGAACCGCCGGGATTGGCGGCTGGTGCGCGAGGTGTTCGTCGCCGATACTGACGAAGAGGCCTGGAAATTGTCGACCGGCGACATGATGGGCCGGATGATGGGCGAATACTTCCTGCCCTTGCTCGGTCATTTCGGCTTCAAGGACTATCTCAAGGCCGCGCCCGACGTGCCCGACAGCGATGTCACGGTCGACTATTGCGCCCGTCACAACTGGGTCGTCGGCTCGCCAGCGACCGTCACCGAGAAGATCGAGAAGATCTGGCACGAGGTCGGCGGCTTCGGCACGCTCCTGGTGTTTGGCTTCGACTACAAGCACAAGCCGGAAGCCTGGCACAATTCGCTGCGGTTGTTGAAGCAGGAAGTGATGCCGCGGCTGAAACATCTCAACGCGGATCTCGTTCGCGCGGCATAG
- a CDS encoding ABC transporter substrate-binding protein has protein sequence MHKLTVATVARNYYNLPLWIGQEQNFFREQDLDVTLNENDSVDVVTACLRRGEAQLARGITEHVILDREAGGSLEIVAGSINKLPFSLICKASIKTIKQLKGKVIGASSVEAGSSSLIMEILAQEGLKHPDDYTIRAVGPMMSRWELLKTGEIDGGLQGVPMNFIALDAGFNTLIEPRDRFPDFQFSSLNADARWAAANREILVRFLQACLKAHDWYYANRELSSDLAAYKMKLDRDYALRAWDECVAAEIMPRDAKASIAAVQTLIEVSGLIRALSKRTGSHAEDYINPSYLDDASKRHRLLVN, from the coding sequence ATGCACAAGCTGACCGTCGCAACCGTTGCACGGAATTACTACAACCTGCCCTTATGGATCGGACAGGAACAAAACTTCTTTCGCGAGCAGGACCTCGATGTCACTCTGAATGAAAACGACTCCGTCGATGTTGTAACGGCTTGCCTGCGCCGAGGTGAGGCACAGTTGGCGCGCGGGATTACCGAGCACGTTATCCTGGATCGCGAGGCGGGCGGCAGTCTTGAGATCGTTGCCGGAAGCATCAACAAGCTGCCGTTCTCGTTGATCTGCAAGGCCTCCATCAAAACCATCAAGCAGTTAAAAGGCAAGGTGATCGGTGCATCGTCCGTCGAGGCCGGCAGTTCGTCTCTCATCATGGAGATCCTGGCTCAGGAGGGCCTGAAACATCCTGACGACTACACGATCCGGGCCGTCGGCCCGATGATGAGCCGCTGGGAACTGCTGAAGACGGGCGAAATCGACGGCGGCCTGCAGGGCGTTCCGATGAACTTCATCGCACTCGATGCCGGTTTTAACACGCTGATCGAGCCGCGCGACCGGTTTCCTGATTTCCAGTTCAGCTCGTTGAATGCGGACGCGCGATGGGCCGCCGCAAACCGGGAAATTTTGGTTCGCTTCCTTCAGGCCTGCCTGAAGGCGCACGATTGGTATTACGCCAATCGCGAACTATCGTCCGACCTTGCGGCGTACAAAATGAAGCTCGATCGCGACTACGCATTACGCGCCTGGGATGAATGCGTTGCCGCTGAAATCATGCCGCGGGACGCGAAGGCGAGCATCGCTGCGGTCCAGACATTGATCGAAGTCAGCGGCCTGATCCGGGCGCTATCGAAGCGCACCGGGAGCCACGCGGAAGATTACATCAATCCGTCCTATCTCGATGACGCTTCGAAGCGGCATCGCCTCCTTGTCAATTGA
- a CDS encoding alpha/beta hydrolase gives MTTPLDPVIAEIIPHLPLRDPATMTPQSARDALRALAAARAAVPPPPIRSVEDIEVKGAAGPLAARVYRVATGKSSTVVFFHGGGWVAGDLETHDRQARRLAIETGAVVVSVDYRRPPETRFPGAFEDAFAATRDVIARLGEFGGDAARVGVAGDSAGGNLAATAAIACRDEGIKLAAQLLVYPVTDVVGNYADAGENARFPSRAENAEGYFLSRAVMQWFAGHYLAEAKQAADWRVSPLRAKSLAGLAPAIVCTAWFDPLRDEGEAYAKALEAAGVPTRYHQGLGLIHGYFGLGDASETARLEAERARAEFKALLDRGV, from the coding sequence ATGACCACACCGCTCGATCCTGTTATCGCCGAGATCATTCCGCACCTGCCGTTGCGCGATCCCGCGACGATGACGCCGCAAAGCGCCCGCGATGCGCTCCGCGCGCTTGCAGCGGCGCGTGCGGCCGTTCCGCCGCCGCCGATCAGGAGCGTGGAGGATATCGAGGTGAAGGGCGCGGCCGGTCCGCTGGCCGCGCGGGTCTATCGCGTTGCCACCGGAAAATCGTCGACGGTGGTGTTTTTTCACGGCGGCGGCTGGGTCGCCGGCGATCTCGAAACCCATGACCGGCAGGCGCGCCGGCTCGCGATCGAGACCGGTGCCGTCGTTGTCTCCGTCGACTACCGGCGGCCGCCGGAAACCCGTTTTCCCGGCGCGTTCGAGGATGCCTTTGCCGCCACGCGCGACGTCATCGCGCGCCTTGGTGAGTTTGGCGGCGATGCCGCGCGCGTCGGCGTGGCCGGCGACAGTGCCGGCGGTAATCTGGCGGCGACGGCGGCGATCGCCTGCCGCGATGAAGGCATAAAACTGGCGGCGCAATTGCTGGTCTATCCCGTCACCGATGTCGTCGGAAATTACGCGGACGCCGGCGAGAATGCGCGGTTTCCGTCGCGGGCGGAAAACGCGGAAGGCTATTTCCTGTCGCGCGCGGTGATGCAATGGTTCGCCGGCCATTACCTGGCGGAGGCAAAGCAGGCGGCGGACTGGCGCGTCTCGCCGCTGCGCGCCAAAAGCCTTGCGGGTCTTGCGCCCGCGATCGTCTGCACCGCGTGGTTCGATCCGCTGCGCGACGAAGGCGAGGCTTACGCCAAAGCGCTGGAAGCCGCCGGCGTTCCGACCCGCTATCATCAGGGCCTCGGCCTGATCCACGGCTATTTCGGCCTCGGCGACGCCTCGGAAACCGCGCGGCTCGAGGCGGAGCGCGCCCGCGCCGAGTTCAAGGCGCTGCTTGATCGCGGCGTCTGA
- a CDS encoding patatin-like phospholipase family protein, with the protein MGLLAAADIWSTSESTPSVSATSAGISAPAETPEKIAIEPDVAAEPETVTVNALPQSEAATADIKPRSMRERFAAAIWPVDALMSAVAKTPEIATAEPATIAIQTEPAAIAIVLPQSAAADDAKPGTVGERFVATSRAADETRDEMRVAEPLTWPPRKLSLALQGGGSFAAFTWGVLERLLEEPGCEFDVISGASAGAVNAVLLASGLAEGGREGAHARLRNFWARTMNEASFRSQMLLGGFSPAGSTMALGPALRSGQFDPFDLDPLRQSLERDISFAALRDPACPKLLIAATRVRDGRLQIFRNRDITADVLLASTCPPQVHCAVEIDGHAYWDGGYSANPPVVRLVQESETADVLVVQVTPARDSYIPMTMAAIDRRVDQITANLALNAEIAALEWARDASPASSHLPRIFRIAAEDEIDGLAQRSAVDLGRNFITLLHRHGRAAADRWLTQAPDGRPLATQQPRREFAMLDAKMAETNQSVAEPALA; encoded by the coding sequence ATGGGATTGCTGGCGGCCGCTGACATCTGGTCGACGAGCGAAAGCACGCCGAGCGTCAGCGCAACGAGTGCCGGCATCTCTGCGCCTGCCGAAACGCCTGAGAAAATTGCGATCGAGCCTGACGTTGCGGCCGAGCCTGAAACCGTGACGGTCAACGCGCTGCCGCAATCCGAGGCCGCGACGGCGGATATCAAACCCCGCAGCATGCGCGAGCGATTCGCGGCCGCGATCTGGCCGGTGGATGCGCTGATGTCGGCGGTTGCGAAAACGCCCGAGATCGCAACGGCCGAGCCCGCGACAATCGCGATTCAAACCGAGCCTGCGGCGATCGCAATCGTGTTGCCGCAATCGGCGGCAGCCGATGACGCGAAACCCGGCACGGTCGGCGAGCGATTCGTCGCGACGAGCCGCGCGGCGGACGAGACGCGCGACGAGATGCGCGTGGCCGAGCCCCTCACCTGGCCGCCGCGAAAATTGTCGCTGGCGCTGCAAGGCGGCGGCTCGTTCGCGGCGTTCACCTGGGGCGTGCTGGAACGGCTGCTGGAAGAACCCGGCTGCGAGTTCGATGTCATCAGCGGCGCCAGCGCCGGCGCGGTCAATGCCGTGCTGCTGGCGAGCGGGCTGGCCGAAGGCGGGCGCGAGGGCGCGCACGCGCGGCTGCGGAATTTCTGGGCGCGGACCATGAACGAGGCCTCGTTCCGTTCGCAAATGCTGCTGGGCGGATTTTCGCCGGCCGGAAGCACGATGGCGCTCGGGCCGGCGCTGCGATCGGGACAGTTCGATCCGTTCGACCTCGATCCGCTGCGCCAGTCGCTGGAAAGGGACATTTCATTTGCCGCGTTGCGCGATCCGGCCTGCCCAAAGCTGCTGATCGCGGCGACGCGGGTGCGCGACGGCCGGCTGCAGATTTTCCGCAACCGCGACATCACCGCCGATGTGCTGCTGGCCTCGACCTGCCCGCCGCAGGTGCATTGCGCGGTCGAAATCGATGGCCACGCCTATTGGGATGGCGGCTACTCCGCCAATCCGCCGGTGGTCCGACTGGTGCAGGAATCCGAAACCGCCGACGTGCTGGTGGTTCAGGTCACGCCGGCGCGCGACAGCTACATTCCGATGACGATGGCGGCGATCGACCGCCGCGTCGATCAGATCACCGCCAATCTGGCGCTGAATGCCGAAATCGCCGCGCTGGAATGGGCGCGTGACGCCAGCCCGGCATCGTCGCATCTGCCGCGGATCTTCCGGATCGCGGCCGAAGACGAGATCGACGGCCTGGCCCAGCGCAGCGCGGTCGATCTCGGGCGCAACTTCATCACGCTGCTGCACCGGCACGGCCGCGCCGCGGCCGACCGCTGGCTGACACAGGCACCGGACGGACGGCCGCTCGCCACCCAGCAGCCGCGCCGGGAATTTGCGATGCTTGATGCGAAGATGGCCGAGACGAATCAGTCTGTCGCCGAGCCGGCGCTGGCCTGA
- a CDS encoding flavin-containing monooxygenase — translation MLDRPSSSAEEIAGEWISAFGAALEGRSERALSGLFAPDSHWRNLFGISWRLATFSGRERLVNELPQRATQVRATGFRIDAAAMMPRRAVVAGRDVIEAVFSFDTTNGPGAGALRLLSSSTSGGLAAAWTISTLLDFNRICEARSNSSMNISHTRDFADPDWLEQRQQSVSFADREPDVLIVGGGHAGISAAVELKRIGLDALVIDREERVGDNWRLRYRGLKLHNKTPVYHLRYLPFPVTFPDYIPKDQIANWLESYVDIMEVNFWTKTSFEGAAYDGATQRWTARVLRAGEKRTLRPKHIVLATSVSGTPNIPKIDNLENYKGQVLHSSQVAAGQQWAGRSVIVFGTGTSAHDICQELQASGAQVTMVQRSPTMVVNVEPAQLYDRTYLGDGPPIEIRDILNSSVPLPVMKAAHRLITDEVKKLDAPLLPRLERAGFRLEFGEGGTGWPLKFRSRGGGYYFNIGCSELIADGKVRLIQSADITDIVADGLRLRDGSTLTAELFVLATGYKGLDHLLEQLFGADVARRVGRVWGFDEQTQELRSMWTRTGQPGLWFTGGAFSQARIYSRYIALQIDAIETGRLSKQLI, via the coding sequence ATGCTGGACAGACCGAGCTCCTCGGCGGAGGAAATAGCCGGGGAATGGATCAGTGCCTTTGGCGCGGCGCTCGAAGGCAGATCCGAACGCGCTCTATCCGGTTTGTTCGCGCCTGACAGTCACTGGCGAAACCTGTTTGGTATTTCCTGGCGCCTAGCAACGTTCAGCGGTCGCGAGAGGCTCGTCAATGAACTGCCTCAACGGGCCACACAGGTTCGTGCGACCGGATTCCGGATCGACGCTGCCGCAATGATGCCGCGCCGGGCGGTTGTCGCCGGACGCGATGTCATCGAGGCGGTTTTCTCTTTTGATACGACGAACGGACCGGGCGCTGGTGCACTGCGGCTGCTGAGTTCGTCAACATCAGGCGGCCTTGCTGCGGCGTGGACGATTTCCACGTTGCTCGATTTCAACCGGATCTGCGAGGCCCGCTCCAATTCTTCTATGAACATATCTCACACACGGGATTTCGCAGACCCCGATTGGCTGGAGCAGCGACAGCAATCTGTGTCCTTTGCGGATCGCGAACCCGATGTCCTCATCGTTGGCGGCGGCCATGCCGGCATTTCCGCAGCCGTCGAATTGAAGCGGATCGGCCTCGACGCGCTGGTGATCGACCGGGAGGAGCGGGTCGGGGACAATTGGCGCCTGCGCTACCGCGGCCTCAAGCTGCACAACAAGACGCCGGTCTATCACCTGCGCTACCTGCCGTTTCCGGTGACCTTTCCGGACTACATCCCGAAGGACCAGATCGCGAATTGGCTGGAAAGCTATGTCGATATCATGGAGGTCAATTTCTGGACCAAGACGAGTTTCGAAGGCGCCGCCTATGACGGGGCGACGCAACGCTGGACTGCTCGAGTGCTGCGCGCCGGGGAGAAGCGAACACTGCGGCCGAAGCATATCGTGCTTGCGACCAGCGTGAGCGGAACGCCGAACATTCCCAAAATCGACAATCTGGAAAATTACAAAGGCCAGGTTCTGCACTCCAGCCAGGTCGCCGCCGGCCAACAATGGGCCGGCCGCTCAGTGATCGTGTTCGGCACCGGCACCAGCGCGCATGACATCTGCCAGGAGCTGCAAGCCAGCGGCGCGCAAGTGACGATGGTGCAGCGCAGTCCCACCATGGTCGTCAATGTCGAACCCGCTCAGCTTTATGACCGGACTTATCTCGGCGATGGGCCGCCGATCGAGATTCGCGACATCCTCAATTCGAGCGTGCCGCTTCCGGTGATGAAAGCGGCGCACCGGTTGATCACCGACGAGGTCAAGAAGCTTGATGCGCCCCTGCTGCCGCGTCTCGAGCGCGCAGGGTTTCGATTGGAGTTCGGCGAAGGCGGCACGGGCTGGCCGCTAAAATTCCGCTCGCGCGGCGGCGGCTATTATTTCAATATCGGATGCTCCGAGCTGATTGCGGACGGAAAAGTCCGGCTGATTCAATCGGCCGACATTACAGATATCGTCGCCGACGGATTGCGTCTGAGGGATGGCTCGACGTTAACAGCGGAACTGTTCGTTCTGGCGACGGGTTACAAAGGTCTCGATCATCTCCTGGAACAGTTGTTCGGCGCCGATGTTGCGCGGCGCGTCGGGCGCGTCTGGGGATTTGACGAACAAACTCAGGAACTTCGTAGCATGTGGACGCGCACCGGCCAGCCCGGCCTGTGGTTCACCGGCGGTGCATTTTCGCAGGCCCGCATCTACAGCCGCTACATTGCACTGCAAATCGATGCGATCGAAACAGGCAGGCTTTCAAAGCAGCTGATTTAG
- a CDS encoding antibiotic biosynthesis monooxygenase — protein MYAAIRQGKAKTGQAEELTRRIKEGAIPIISDVEGFMAYYVVYAPDDTVTAISLFNNHAGAEEANRRALAWIETDLAPLLTGPATAVAGPVIVHTLA, from the coding sequence ATGTATGCCGCCATCCGTCAGGGCAAGGCAAAGACCGGTCAAGCCGAGGAACTGACGCGCCGGATCAAGGAAGGCGCGATTCCGATCATCAGCGATGTCGAAGGCTTCATGGCCTATTACGTGGTCTATGCGCCCGACGACACCGTGACCGCGATCAGCCTCTTCAACAATCATGCCGGCGCGGAGGAAGCCAACCGGCGCGCGCTCGCCTGGATCGAGACCGATCTCGCGCCGCTGCTCACCGGCCCCGCCACCGCGGTCGCCGGTCCTGTCATCGTGCATACGCTGGCGTGA
- a CDS encoding MFS transporter produces the protein MARLLIDRRCHLKRFIVYAGLFLVVLVNYIDRVNLSVAAGPLRKALDLSAVQLGYIFSSFSWTYIIFLIPLGRLVDRWGAAKALPAALAVWSLGGVMTGFSGSYAGLLVSRLVLGAGEAVTYPAGARVIRDWVPREERGFAQALMSSGQMFGPAFGAIFVGWLVASFGWELSFIISGGLGFVLAAAWFLIYHQPEDASWLDQAEKTRILAGRDISKNQSKDSGPAQPVLGSFLRSPTMWALAFVQGCGIYLQYLFVNWLPTYLQSSNSMGIMSASALTAIPYLFAGVTVISLAKLSDRILSRKTIANGGRRLVIAGCLCLAAIILVTPFMSSFWLILGVISVSLGCAASATSMNLALANDLLRNSNHAGIAASFVIFGGNLFGAFAPVITGYAISSTYGFKGAFVIAGILLVLGSIVCALLTRDPIDQQSEAEPVPAPAI, from the coding sequence ATGGCTCGATTGCTCATCGACCGCAGGTGTCATTTGAAACGCTTTATTGTCTACGCCGGCCTCTTCCTGGTGGTTTTGGTCAATTACATCGATCGTGTGAATTTGTCGGTTGCTGCCGGTCCGCTGCGCAAGGCGCTGGATCTTTCCGCGGTGCAGCTCGGCTATATCTTCTCCTCGTTCTCGTGGACCTACATCATTTTCCTGATCCCGCTCGGACGACTCGTCGATCGCTGGGGTGCGGCAAAGGCATTACCCGCCGCGCTGGCCGTATGGTCGCTCGGCGGCGTGATGACAGGCTTTTCCGGCAGCTACGCTGGATTGCTGGTGAGCCGGCTCGTGCTTGGCGCCGGCGAAGCCGTCACCTATCCCGCGGGTGCGCGCGTCATTCGCGACTGGGTACCACGGGAAGAACGCGGATTTGCCCAGGCGCTGATGAGCAGCGGCCAGATGTTTGGTCCAGCGTTCGGGGCGATCTTCGTCGGCTGGCTGGTCGCGAGCTTCGGCTGGGAGCTTTCCTTCATCATCAGTGGCGGTCTCGGCTTTGTGCTGGCCGCGGCCTGGTTTCTCATCTATCACCAACCCGAGGATGCATCCTGGCTCGATCAGGCCGAAAAAACCAGAATTCTCGCCGGCCGTGACATCAGCAAAAATCAGAGCAAGGACTCCGGGCCCGCACAGCCGGTGCTTGGCAGCTTCCTGCGCAGCCCGACGATGTGGGCGCTGGCCTTTGTCCAGGGTTGCGGTATCTATTTGCAATATTTGTTCGTCAACTGGCTGCCAACTTATCTGCAATCCAGCAACAGCATGGGGATCATGAGCGCCAGCGCGCTGACGGCAATCCCTTATTTGTTCGCCGGCGTCACCGTCATTTCGCTCGCCAAACTGAGCGACCGGATCCTGAGCCGCAAGACGATCGCGAATGGCGGCCGTCGCCTGGTGATCGCAGGCTGCCTGTGCCTCGCCGCCATCATCCTGGTGACGCCCTTTATGTCCTCGTTCTGGCTGATCCTCGGCGTGATCAGTGTATCGCTGGGATGCGCCGCGTCGGCGACATCCATGAACCTCGCACTGGCAAACGATCTGCTGCGCAACAGCAATCATGCAGGCATCGCGGCGAGCTTCGTGATTTTCGGCGGCAATCTGTTCGGCGCCTTCGCGCCCGTCATCACCGGCTATGCGATCTCAAGTACATACGGCTTCAAGGGCGCGTTCGTGATCGCCGGTATCCTGCTGGTGCTTGGATCTATCGTTTGCGCGCTGTTGACGCGAGACCCGATCGATCAACAGTCCGAAGCCGAACCAGTTCCTGCGCCGGCAATCTGA
- a CDS encoding DUF2336 domain-containing protein — MTESTSFLTELEEAVSKGTAESCLRALWHATDVLIAGRYSEDQIWTFGEVIGRLAEEIEHTARVRLSNKLAPSSNAPFDVIKKLAFDDSIDVAGPVLRQSERIDSKTLVANARCKSQQHLLAISKRKSIPDTVTDVLVVRGSAEVASSVAKNGGARFSGSGFLHLLKRSEDDSILAEQVGMRKDIPRHLFQQLISKASDDVRRKLGRERPDMGDLIQSVVTDVTGNIHAKFGPASKNYFAAKRTVGKLHQYGELNEDKVFEFAHSLKFNETAVSLSLLCNVPIDVVERALVDVNREAVLILAKALNFSWSTTMSLLFLGAPNYRITAGDLDRMKIDFQKLNVETSKQVLTVYRSRKEASTEGSALPSQRQA, encoded by the coding sequence ATGACTGAATCCACGTCTTTTCTGACGGAATTGGAAGAGGCGGTATCCAAGGGGACAGCCGAGAGCTGTTTACGCGCCCTTTGGCACGCGACCGACGTTCTGATTGCCGGCCGCTATTCCGAAGACCAGATCTGGACTTTTGGCGAAGTCATCGGCCGCCTGGCGGAAGAAATCGAGCACACCGCGCGCGTCCGGCTTTCGAACAAGCTCGCGCCCAGCAGCAACGCGCCGTTCGACGTCATCAAGAAACTCGCCTTCGACGATTCCATCGACGTGGCGGGTCCGGTTCTGCGGCAGTCGGAGCGGATCGATTCCAAAACGCTGGTCGCCAATGCCCGCTGCAAGAGCCAGCAGCATTTGCTCGCCATCTCCAAACGCAAATCCATTCCCGACACCGTGACCGATGTCCTGGTGGTGCGCGGATCGGCCGAGGTGGCTTCTTCCGTGGCGAAGAATGGCGGCGCGCGGTTTTCCGGTTCCGGTTTTCTGCATCTTTTAAAACGCTCCGAGGACGACTCGATTCTTGCCGAACAGGTCGGCATGCGCAAAGACATTCCCCGGCACCTGTTCCAGCAGTTGATTTCGAAGGCCTCCGACGACGTCCGGCGCAAACTCGGACGCGAGCGCCCCGACATGGGCGACCTCATTCAAAGCGTGGTCACCGATGTCACCGGCAACATCCACGCGAAATTCGGGCCGGCGTCGAAAAACTATTTCGCCGCGAAACGGACGGTGGGCAAGCTTCATCAGTATGGCGAGCTCAACGAAGACAAGGTTTTCGAATTCGCGCACTCGCTTAAATTCAACGAGACGGCGGTCTCCCTGTCATTGCTGTGCAATGTGCCGATCGATGTCGTCGAGCGCGCTCTGGTCGACGTCAATCGCGAGGCCGTGCTGATTCTGGCCAAGGCGCTGAACTTCTCGTGGTCGACGACGATGTCGCTGCTGTTTCTGGGCGCGCCGAATTACCGGATCACCGCCGGCGACCTCGATCGCATGAAGATCGACTTCCAGAAATTGAATGTCGAAACCTCAAAGCAGGTGCTGACGGTTTATCGCTCCCGCAAGGAAGCCTCGACCGAGGGCAGCGCGCTGCCGTCGCAGCGGCAGGCGTAG